In a single window of the Melioribacteraceae bacterium genome:
- the gatB gene encoding Asp-tRNA(Asn)/Glu-tRNA(Gln) amidotransferase subunit GatB yields MNSKYEVVIGLEVHAQLLTETKIFCSCSAKFGSNPNSNVCPICLGHPGVLPVLNKKVVEYTTLMGLATNCTINEKSVFARKNYFYPDLPKGYQISQYEKPICENGNIVIEFSDGTTKMIGITRIHMEEDAGKSIHDQSFNTLIDVNRCGTPLMEIVSEPDMRSAEEAYLYLTKLRQILTYLGICDGNMEEGSMRCDANISIRLRGDSKLGTRTEVKNMNSFRNVERAIEYEIERQISIVEDGGSIVQQTLLWNADLNKVMPMRGKEDAHDYRYFPDPDLMPVVIDEVWKNEIYKSMPELPDIRLTRFINEYSLPKYDAEVLTSSRSLADYFESILIETDDYKSASNWVMTEVLKSLNDQKIEIKDFTVSPDNLGKLIKLINNNIISGKIAKDIFPEMIATNNNPEIIIKEKNLVQINDSGEIELAIDKVLAQNPNDVADYLGGKDKVIGFLVGQIMKETKGKANPQSVNQLLKKKLNKLKN; encoded by the coding sequence ATGAATTCCAAATACGAAGTAGTAATCGGGCTTGAAGTCCACGCCCAACTATTAACTGAAACAAAGATATTTTGCAGTTGTTCTGCAAAGTTCGGTTCCAATCCAAATTCTAATGTGTGTCCAATATGTTTGGGGCATCCGGGTGTACTTCCTGTTCTCAACAAAAAAGTTGTAGAGTATACAACTTTAATGGGCTTAGCAACAAATTGCACTATTAATGAGAAGTCGGTATTTGCGCGTAAAAATTATTTTTATCCCGATCTCCCTAAGGGTTACCAAATTTCACAGTATGAAAAACCAATTTGTGAAAATGGAAATATTGTAATTGAGTTTTCGGATGGGACTACAAAAATGATTGGCATTACCAGAATTCATATGGAAGAAGATGCGGGGAAATCAATACATGATCAATCATTTAATACACTAATTGATGTTAACCGATGCGGCACACCGTTAATGGAAATTGTGAGTGAGCCCGATATGCGAAGCGCCGAAGAAGCATACCTATATTTAACGAAACTCAGACAGATCCTAACCTATCTGGGAATATGTGACGGTAATATGGAAGAAGGTTCGATGCGCTGTGACGCGAATATTTCAATTCGTTTGCGTGGTGATTCAAAACTTGGTACCAGGACCGAAGTTAAAAACATGAACTCTTTTAGAAATGTGGAAAGAGCAATTGAATATGAAATTGAAAGACAAATTAGTATCGTGGAAGATGGCGGCTCTATAGTGCAGCAAACTTTATTATGGAACGCGGACTTAAATAAAGTAATGCCAATGCGTGGGAAAGAAGATGCTCATGATTACCGTTATTTCCCCGATCCCGATTTAATGCCTGTTGTAATTGATGAAGTATGGAAAAATGAGATTTATAAATCAATGCCCGAATTGCCAGATATAAGATTGACGAGATTTATAAATGAATATTCTCTTCCCAAATATGATGCTGAAGTGCTGACATCCTCCCGTTCGTTGGCTGATTATTTCGAATCCATATTAATTGAGACAGATGATTATAAATCGGCGAGTAATTGGGTAATGACTGAAGTGTTAAAATCATTAAATGATCAAAAAATCGAGATTAAAGATTTTACTGTTTCACCCGACAATTTGGGTAAACTTATTAAACTCATCAATAATAATATTATAAGCGGGAAGATCGCAAAAGATATATTTCCCGAAATGATTGCCACAAATAATAATCCCGAAATAATTATTAAAGAAAAAAATCTAGTGCAGATTAATGATTCTGGAGAGATTGAATTAGCGATAGATAAAGTGCTGGCTCAAAATCCAAATGATGTTGCTGATTACTTAGGCGGCAAAGATAAAGTAATTGGTTTCTTAGTTGGTCAAATCATGAAGGAAACAAAAGGGAAAGCTAATCCGCAATCTGTAAATCAACTATTAAAAAAGAAGCTCAATAAATTAAAAAATTAG
- a CDS encoding 6,7-dimethyl-8-ribityllumazine synthase produces MAKMIEGQLSAEGRKFAIVVSRFNEMISKSLLGGAFDCLARHGADEKEITVLYVPGSYEIPLAAKKLASSKKYDAVICLGAVIRGGTPHFDYIASEVSKGVAQVSLETEIPVIFGVITSDTIEQAIERAGTKAGNKGWDAALSAIEMADLMDKI; encoded by the coding sequence ATGGCTAAAATGATTGAAGGACAACTTTCTGCCGAGGGGCGTAAATTTGCGATTGTTGTTTCAAGATTTAATGAAATGATTTCAAAAAGTTTATTAGGCGGAGCTTTTGACTGCTTGGCAAGACATGGAGCCGATGAAAAAGAAATTACTGTATTATATGTGCCCGGTTCCTATGAAATTCCACTAGCCGCAAAAAAACTAGCATCATCTAAAAAATATGATGCGGTAATTTGTCTTGGAGCCGTTATTCGGGGAGGCACTCCTCATTTTGATTATATAGCTTCTGAAGTATCGAAAGGGGTAGCGCAAGTATCTCTTGAAACTGAAATACCTGTAATATTTGGTGTTATAACTTCCGATACAATTGAGCAGGCAATTGAAAGAGCCGGAACAAAGGCGGGGAATAAAGGTTGGGATGCGGCTTTAAGCGCTATTGAGATGGCTGATTTGATGGATAAAATTTGA